One Clostridia bacterium genomic window, CTGTTCAACAACGAACGGCGTCAGTACGCCCGCGCTTCAATTCACACTCCTCTCAATAACTTACATCTATTTAAATGATACCACGAGAGCGAAAAAAAGTAAATACTTTTGTGAAAAAAACACAAAAATCAATGAGGGAAAATAATGCACCCGTTAACGTGAAGAATTTTTCTCGGATTTTTTACAAAAAGCATTTACACGGGGGAGAAAGAGTGCTAAAATACTTTTTGTATGTTTAGCACATTACTATAATCAAAAACGGAGGAAGAAAAATGGCAAGACAGAGAAAATCCATGGACGGCAACACCGCGGCCGCGCACGTCAGTTACGCGTTCACGGAAGTAGCCGCGATCTACCCGATAACGCCCTCGAGCGTTATGGCGGAGCTGACCGATTCCTGGTCGGCGAGCGGGCTGAAGAACATCTTCGGCGACAAGGTCAAGGTAATGGAGATGCAGTCCGAAGCCGGCGCCGCCGGTACCGTGCACGGAAGTTTGGCTGCGGGCGCGCTCACCACGACCTACACCGCTTCGCAGGGACTTCTGCTCATGATCCCGAACATGTATAAGATCGCGGGCGAACTGCTGCCGAACGTTATTCACGTTTCCGCGCGCTGCGTCGCTTCTCACGCGCTGAACATCTTCGGCGACCACTCCGACATCTACGCCTGCCGCCAGACCGGCTACGCGATGCTCGCCGAGAGCAACCCGCAGGAGGTCATGGACCTCGGCGCCGTTGCGCATCTTTCCACCATCAAGGGCAGAGTGCCGTTCATCAACTTCTTTGACGGTTTCCGCACCTCCCACGAGATCCAGAAGATCGAAGTCTGGGACTACGCCGACCTCGAAGAGATGATAGATAAGGACGCGATCGCGGAGTTCCGCGCCCGCTCCATCAACCCCGAGCACCCAGTGCTCCGCGGCTCCGCCGAGAACGGCGACATCTTCTTCCAGCACAGAGAGGCGTGCAACAAGTATTACGACGCCTTCCCGGCTGTGGTCGAAGATTACATGAACAAGATC contains:
- a CDS encoding pyruvate:ferredoxin (flavodoxin) oxidoreductase — translated: MARQRKSMDGNTAAAHVSYAFTEVAAIYPITPSSVMAELTDSWSASGLKNIFGDKVKVMEMQSEAGAAGTVHGSLAAGALTTTYTASQGLLLMIPNMYKIAGELLPNVIHVSARCVASHALNIFGDHSDIYACRQTGYAMLAESNPQEVMDLGAVAHLSTIKGRVPFINFFDGFRTSHEIQKIEVWDYADLEEMIDKDAIAEFRARSINPEHPVLRGSAENGDIFFQHREACNKYYDAFPAVVEDYMNKI